A single Mangrovimonas sp. YM274 DNA region contains:
- a CDS encoding universal stress protein, protein MKKILLPTDFSENSWNAITYALQLFKNEECTFFLLNTFAPAVYQVEYLLVMPQPDETLNVYKESSLRNLEMLKERMQTEFSNPKHSIETISIFNTLVHQINEEIQDKSIDYIIMGTKGATGAREILFGSNTVFVLKKVKCPIIAVPETFTYESPHEILFPTDYGINYQDEHIQPLLNLTGNNVARINILHVDKGRGLTEYQERNKQQLESYFKHSAYLFHSVQNESVQEAIANFQLKVRVNLLVMLNNKHSFFENLFFKSTINQIGFHLNIPFFVIPTKLGKK, encoded by the coding sequence ATGAAAAAAATACTCTTACCAACAGATTTTTCCGAAAACTCGTGGAACGCCATAACGTATGCTCTACAATTGTTCAAGAATGAAGAATGTACTTTTTTTCTGTTGAATACCTTTGCGCCTGCTGTTTACCAAGTAGAGTACCTGTTGGTAATGCCCCAACCAGATGAAACACTGAATGTTTATAAAGAAAGCTCTCTGAGAAATTTGGAAATGTTAAAGGAGAGGATGCAAACGGAGTTCAGTAATCCCAAACATTCTATTGAAACCATTTCAATTTTTAACACCTTGGTTCATCAAATAAATGAAGAGATACAAGATAAATCTATTGATTATATTATAATGGGAACAAAAGGGGCTACGGGCGCTAGGGAAATTCTTTTTGGTTCCAATACGGTGTTTGTGTTGAAAAAAGTAAAATGTCCAATCATTGCGGTACCTGAGACCTTTACTTATGAATCTCCTCATGAAATTTTGTTTCCCACTGATTATGGAATTAACTATCAAGATGAACATATACAACCGCTTTTGAATCTTACAGGAAACAATGTGGCAAGAATAAATATTCTGCATGTAGATAAGGGGAGAGGTTTAACCGAGTATCAAGAAAGGAATAAACAACAACTGGAGTCTTATTTTAAGCATTCGGCTTATTTATTTCACAGTGTACAAAATGAAAGTGTTCAGGAGGCCATTGCAAATTTTCAGTTAAAAGTGAGAGTGAATTTATTGGTTATGCTAAACAACAAACACTCTTTTTTTGAAAACCTGTTCTTTAAATCTACTATAAATCAAATAGGTTTTCATTTGAACATTCCCTTTTTTGTTATTCCTACCAAGCTTGGGAAAAAATAA